CAACACTGCAGCCATAGCCAACCAAACACAGCTTGCACTGAGCCAACACACGCAAAGTCACTGCCAATGAATAACAGCAAAAGCAGCGCAACAGCAGGCACTTAGCTTTAGACGCAGGCATGGTGACGAGTCCTCTGACAGAGTTGTCTCGGTCCTCCAGTGAACCCGGAAAACGTCCTCCAACCTTCTGTCCAAACTTTGTCTGCAGGCCTACCTTAACTGACTGTTAAACAACTAGCTAACCATCGCGCGCAACAGTTGACACGTGACGCACCGCGATTGTTTCGGGTTACTCCTTGTTCAAGTAATCCAAACGAGACCGAACAGCAAACGGTGTTGACACGAGCGCAAACAGCAGACATTGAGTGCCCCGCGCTGTGCACCTGCGTTAATGTGATTGGACGTTACTGCGTTTGAATGAGCCAATCATTGTGAcgtttattgcaaaaaatcaGCCAATTCAAGTGCTGAAggaagtatttagatcctttactgaagtaaaaaaaaaaaaaaaaatagcctacCAGActataaaaatactctgttattaGTAAAGTCtagcatttaaaatgtcacttatGTAAAAGTATGTAAGTGCAATCTGAACTGAagtactgaaagtaaaagtactaaatgCAGATCATGGGCTAAATCAATTTACttaatcacatttaaataaaatggcctaatttaaaggaaaagcaaCAAGTTCTAGGAGTAGAAAGTTACATGAGATTGAAATGCTACAACAATGCAAAGGTACCTAAAAAATACTAGTACTTATGTAGTACTTTGGTACTACTTTATTAAAtgtaccttttttgtttgttttattaatggCTGATAAATGCCCATCTCGAGTTTTCAGAGTCCTAAGACATGTCATCAAATTAGATAATTTGTTTGACCTATGTGTTAGAAAGTCAGAAAGCAAGTCATTACAtttaacacagaaaatgtttggtattttatgGAAGCGTAATGCAGtcacttgagaaaaaaagattttttctttttaaagaaagatttttAACTCAGaattcaaagagaaaaaaaaatcacggaACAGTAGAGCATCATGTTTCTGTGGTATTCTTTTAGTATAAATATGATATAGAAGCCCAAAATGtgaacttctttttttcatctcaggACGTGTGCCCATGAGGTCGTCACCACTGGTCCTGCTCCTCCTGATCGGCGTCCAGGCTGTACTGAACATGGGAGGTGGATTGGCCCGGTGCGCCGGGGCAGCCAACCACAAAGTAGGACAGCAGAcggcagccaatcacagagcaggacagcagcaaacagcagcggGGGACCACCTTTCTGGTCACCATTCTTCACAGGAGCATCATAGGACCAGCCACCATAGGACCAAGAGGCCCCATCGGGCAGCTTCACATACCCAAGATAGGTGCCCTGTCACCGGGCACTCTAAGTCAGATTCCCCCTCTGACCTTTCCGCCCCAGTAGTGGACCCCAAGCTCTTCTCCAAGAGACGTTACCGGTCCTCGCCCCGTGTTGTCTTCAGCGAGGTGGCCCCATCACATGACGCCCTGGATGGTGAGGGCTTTGACACTGAAGGGGTGAGGGGGGTGAGGGTAAGGCGCAGAGCAGGATCGCACACCATGCACCGAGGGGAGTACTCAGTATGTGACAGCATAAATACCTGGGTAGGCAACCTGACACGAGCCACAGACATAGCTGGGAATGAGGTGACAGTGCTGCCCAATGTTACAATCAACAACGTGGTGAAGAAACAGTTCTTCTACGAAACCACCTGCCGATCCCCCACGCACAGAGGCTCTGGAGCTGCAAATGGGGGAAGGCCGGGGGGACGGGGGGGCAAACAGGGCTCCAGATCAGGCAACTCGGGCTGTCTCGGCATCGACAGCCGCCACTGGAACTCCTactgcaccaacacacacatattcgTAAGCGCCCTGACCATCCACAACGAACGGACAGCCTGGCGTTTCATCCGCATcaacgctgcatgtgtgtgtgttctcagcAGGAAGTCGTGGGCGGGACGACTGGGGCACTGACTGGGGAGGACGACTCCTGACCACTGAACAATGAATCAAGCACACACATTTCTACTAAACAGCCACTGCAGCTTTATTGCCAATACTGTAATACTCTTACCCACCtccaaacatacacacacacacacacaaacaactccATCTATCCAACCCCTTGGCCCCTGACCCTACCTCAGTCCGAGTCGAGAAGTCCTGGTTGTTTTAAGTTATGAGGACTGCATGTCATATTTATGGTTTATACagtcaaatatgaaaatatatacagtatgtgtatatatacaaaatgaattcaagcttttaatgttgttgttgttgttgttgttattgttgtgttgtTCATGCTGTTATTTATTAAACACCTCAGTACTTGCCTGGTGTCTTGTGTCAGTTTAAGATGATGAtgttcatgttttggctttgtagctgctctgataaatattttcattttaacaatgaATGAGTGAGTTTGAGCGAACCTTGTCGGTCATACCATGACCG
The DNA window shown above is from Plectropomus leopardus isolate mb chromosome 8, YSFRI_Pleo_2.0, whole genome shotgun sequence and carries:
- the ngfa gene encoding neurotrophin-7 codes for the protein MRSSPLVLLLLIGVQAVLNMGGGLARCAGAANHKVGQQTAANHRAGQQQTAAGDHLSGHHSSQEHHRTSHHRTKRPHRAASHTQDRCPVTGHSKSDSPSDLSAPVVDPKLFSKRRYRSSPRVVFSEVAPSHDALDGEGFDTEGVRGVRVRRRAGSHTMHRGEYSVCDSINTWVGNLTRATDIAGNEVTVLPNVTINNVVKKQFFYETTCRSPTHRGSGAANGGRPGGRGGKQGSRSGNSGCLGIDSRHWNSYCTNTHIFVSALTIHNERTAWRFIRINAACVCVLSRKSWAGRLGH